A window of the Kazachstania africana CBS 2517 chromosome 10, complete genome genome harbors these coding sequences:
- the INM1 gene encoding inositol monophosphate 1-phosphatase INM1 (similar to Saccharomyces cerevisiae INM1 (YHR046C); ancestral locus Anc_5.286), with amino-acid sequence MTVELLEIENYLCALATKKVGPIIKTKSGTQRDYELKTGSRKVDIVTEIDKQVEKLIWESLKKDFPTYKFVGEESYVKGVTRISDDPTFIVDPIDGTTNFVHDFPFSCTSMGLTINKVPVVGVIYNPHLDLLVSASKGNGVRINGSEFDHKSKIADMGPLTLSKSVVALQPGSAREGDNFKIKMKTYENLLSADRGFVHGFRNLGSSAMTLAYIAMGYLDSYWDGGCYSWDVTAGWCILKETGGRIVGANKGEWHIEVDNRTYLAVRGSTDSTGEDQKRYIEEFWSNVEGELSYT; translated from the coding sequence ATGACTGTAGAGTTActggaaattgaaaattatcTTTGTGCTTTAGCCACGAAAAAAGTGGGTCCTATTATAAAGACAAAGTCAGGAACTCAAAGAGATTATGAATTAAAGACGGGCTCAAGAAAAGTCGATATCGTCACTGAAATTGATAAGCAAGTTGAGAAATTGATTTGGGagtcattgaaaaaggaCTTCCCAACTTACAAGTTTGTTGGAGAAGAAAGCTACGTGAAAGGTGTTACAAGAATCTCTGATGACCCAACTTTTATTGTTGATCCAATTGATGGTACCACTAATTTTGTGCATGATTTCCCCTTCAGCTGCACTTCGATGGGATTAACAATCAATAAAGTTCCCGTAGTTGGTGTTATTTATAATCCACATCTGGATTTACTAGTGTCTGCTTCTAAAGGAAATGGAGTAAGAATCAATGGTTCAGAATTTGATCACAAGTCAAAGATCGCAGATATGGGTCCTTTGACACTAAGTAAGTCAGTTGTAGCATTGCAGCCTGGATCTGCTAGGGAAGGtgataatttcaagatcaaaatgaaaacttATGAAAATTTGCTGTCTGCAGATCGTGGATTCGTTCATGGATTCAGAAATCTGGGATCATCTGCAATGACTTTGGCTTACATTGCCATGGGGTATCTAGATAGCTACTGGGACGGCGGCTGCTATTCTTGGGATGTAACAGCCGGATGGTGTATATTAAAGGAAACAGGTGGTCGTATTGTAGGAGCCAATAAAGGCGAATGGCATATCGAGGTTGACAATAGAACTTATTTAGCTGTCAGAGGGTCTACCGATTCCACTGGGGAAGAtcaaaaaagatatatagAGGAATTTTGGTCAAATGTGGAAGGTGAACTCAGCTACACATGA
- the AAP1 gene encoding arginine/alanine aminopeptidase (similar to Saccharomyces cerevisiae AAP1 (YHR047C) and APE2 (YKL157W); ancestral locus Anc_5.285), with amino-acid sequence MSAEPTVNRDVLPSNVIPLHYELSFEPNFDTFKFEGSVKINLQVNDKSNDVISLNTLEIEYHSAKIGSVEATNIDVDDESQIAKIHFPQGTMAKHDQVDLEIKFTGLLNDKMAGFYRAKYQDKMTGETKYMATTQMEATDARRAFPCFDEPNLKATFGITLISEPKYTHLSNMDVKFEEVKANKKATTFNTTPKMSTYLVAFVVSELKYVENNDFRIPIKVYATPGDEANGQFAADLTAKTLAFFEKTFNIEYPLPKMDKVAIHEFSAGAMENWGLVTYRVIDVLLDEKNSSLDRIQRVAEVVQHELAHQWFGNLVTMDWWEGLWLNEGFATWMSWYACNNFQPGWKVWEQYVADNLQRALSLDSLRSSHPIEVPVKSADEINQIFDAISYSKGSSLLRMISIWLGEETFIKGVSNYLKKFKYTNAKTEDLWDALAATSGKDVRKVMNIWTKQVGFPVVTVEESGKNITFSQQRFLSTNDVKPEEDETVYPVFLALKTKNGVDNSIVLDEKTKTVNMEDTDFLKVNGNQAGVYITSYSDERWAKFGQQRELLSVEDRTGLVADVKNLSSSGFTSTTNFLNLVSQWKDETSFVVWQQITNSIAALKSSWIFEGDNVKNALNEFTRKLVSEKIHKLGWSFEESDSYETQRLKVTLFGAACAARDEVTEKAATEMFSKYTNGDKTVIPALLRQIVFNTVARIGGQEAYEKLFNIYKNPTNGDEKLAALKSLGIFKDAALIERTIGYLLDGTILNQDIYTPMVGLRSHKEGINALWAWLQKNWTEIVDRLQPGSPVLGHVLNLSTSGFTSVHAIDEINKFFGDKSTKGFDSNIAQSIDTIKAKTQWVNRDGKVVEAYLKEHGYMN; translated from the coding sequence ATGTCCGCTGAACCTACTGTCAATCGTGATGTTTTACCAAGCAACGTCATACCGTTACATTACGAATTGAGCTTCGAACCAAATTTCGACACTTTCAAGTTCGAAGGTTCCGTAAAGATCAACTTACAGGTCAATGACAAGAGTAACGACGTGATTAGTCTAAACACTCTTGAAATTGAGTATCATTCAGCTAAAATCGGTTCTGTAGAGGCTACCAACATCGACGTGGACGATGAAAGTCAAATTGCCAAAATCCATTTCCCTCAAGGTACTATGGCAAAGCATGATCAAGTCGACTTGGAAATCAAATTCACTGGGTTATTAAATGACAAAATGGCCGGTTTTTATAGAGCTAAGTACCAAGATAAAATGACCGGTGAAACTAAGTACATGGCTACCACTCAAATGGAAGCCACAGATGCCAGAAGAGCATTTCCTTGTTTCGATGAGCCAAACTTGAAGGCAACTTTCGGTATTACTTTAATTTCTGAGCCAAAATATACTCATTTGTCCAACATGGATgtgaaatttgaagaagtcAAGGCCAACAAGAAAGCCACTACTTTCAACACTACCCCAAAAATGTCCACTTATTTAGTAGCATTCGTTGTCTCTGAATTGAAATACGTCGAAAATAACGATTTTCGTATCCCAATCAAGGTTTACGCCACTCCAGGTGATGAAGCTAACGGACAATTTGCTGCTGATTTAACTGCAAAAACATTGGCCTTCTTCGAAAAAACGTTCAACATTGAATACCCATTGCCAAAAATGGACAAGGTCGCTATTCATGAATTCTCTGCAGGTGCTATGGAAAACTGGGGTCTTGTCACTTACAGAGTCATTGACGTCTTattagatgaaaaaaattcttcctTAGATAGAATTCAGAGAGTCGCTGAAGTCGTGCAACATGAATTGGCTCATCAATGGTTCGGTAACTTAGTCACCATGGACTGGTGGGAAGGTTTATGGTTAAATGAAGGTTTCGCTACTTGGATGTCTTGGTATGCCTGCAACAACTTTCAACCAGGTTGGAAAGTTTGGGAACAGTACGTTGCTGATAACTTACAACGTGCCTTATCTCTAGATTCCTTAAGATCTTCTCATCCAATTGAAGTCCCTGTTAAATCAGCAGATGAAATtaaccaaatttttgatgcGATCTCGTATTCTAAGGGTTCTTCTCTATTGAGAATGATTTCCATCTGGTTAGGTGAAGAAACTTTCATCAAAGGTGTTTCCAAttacttgaaaaaattcaaatacaCTAACGCCAAAACAGAAGATTTATGGGATGCGCTAGCTGCAACATCTGGTAAGGATGTTCGTAAAGTCATGAACATCTGGACCAAGCAAGTTGGTTTCCCAGTGGTTactgttgaagaaagtgGTAAAAACATCACCTTCTCCCAGCAACGTTTCTTATCGACTAATGATGTCAAGccagaagaagatgaaaccGTATACCCCGTATTTTTGGCTTTAAAGACAAAGAATGGTGTCGACAACTCCATAGTCTTAGATGAAAAGACCAAAACTGTAAACATGGAAGATACCGATTTCTTAAAAGTAAACGGTAACCAAGCTGGTGTCTATATTACTTCCTATTCTGATGAAAGATGGGCTAAGTTTGGTCAACAAAGGGAATTACTCTCTGTCGAAGACCGTACCGGTTTAGTTGCTGATGTCAAAAACCTTTCATCCTCTGGTTTCACTTCTACTACCAATTTCTTAAACTTGGTTTCCCAATGGAAAGATGAAACTTCATTTGTCGTTTGGCAACAAATTACAAATAGTATTGCCGCTTTAAAATCCAGTTGGATTTTCGAAGGGGACAATGTAAAGAATGCATTAAACGAATTTACTAGAAAGCTTGTCTCAGAAAAAATCCATAAATTGGGTTGGTCTTTTGAAGAGTCGGATTCTTACGAAACTCAACGTCTAAAAGTTACCTTATTTGGTGCTGCATGTGCTGCCAGGGACGAAGTAACAGAAAAAGCAGCAACTGAAATGTTCTCCAAATACACTAATGGTGATAAGACTGTTATCCCAGCTTTACTAAGACAAATCGTCTTCAACACTGTAGCACGTATCGGTGGGCAAGAAGCCTATGAAAAGCTCTTTAACATTTATAAGAATCCAACCAACGGCGATGAAAAGTTGGCTGCACTAAAGTCGTTAGGTATTTTCAAGGATGCTGCATTGATTGAGAGAACTATTGGCTACTTACTAGACGGTACAATCCTGAACCAAGATATCTACACTCCAATGGTTGGTCTAAGAAGTCACAAGGAAGGTATTAACGCATTATGGGCTTGGTTACAAAAGAACTGGACTGAAATCGTGGATAGATTACAACCTGGTTCCCCAGTCCTAGGTCACGTCTTGAATCTTTCTACCTCAGGTTTCACTTCTGTACATGCTAtcgatgaaattaataagTTTTTCGGCGATAAATCTACCAAGGGTTTCGATTCCAACATTGCTCAATCTATTGATACCATTAAGGCCAAAACTCAATGGGTGAACAGAGACGGTAAGGTAGTCGAAGCTTACCTGAAGGAGCACGGCTACATGAACTAG
- the YHK8 gene encoding Yhk8p (similar to Saccharomyces cerevisiae YHR048W; ancestral locus Anc_5.284), which yields MASYQKSEEESAETAMEVHSEIKLEVNETEKEEFEVTFDSIDDIDPENVSLRMSTWRKYYISLLITFTAMVITMISSCWTFVSPHIMAKYGISHEVSVLGITLYVFGLACGPLFLSPISELYGRRITFIFSLVLSMIFQCLTTWSATIEGVMFGRFLSGFFGSSFLSVAGGTISDLFDKNQITVPMTFFTTAGLLGPSLGPLISGAMYTVEYRWTFVLFLISSGVCFVLIILTVPETYQPSLLIAKAKRLRNSTGEDRYYAPLEITRKETNLLSAMFLTCRRPFGLLFRDPMMGVLCFYTGVELAIVYLFFVAFPYTFKTLYKFGVMEQACAYIGLMCGMLFAAPTAVLFQKRFEKRVANNGGVSVPEMRFEPLFYGAFLTPIGLMIFSWTCYSNVHWIGPIIGSAVFSFGLLYVFVGIFNYTVDAYKKYAASGLACNTFVRCIMAGVFPLFGLQMYEGMGINWASFLLTMITVLMIPVPFIFTKYGASLRAKSPYAWTD from the coding sequence ATGGCTAGTTATCAGAAATCTGAAGAGGAGTCTGCTGAGACAGCTATGGAAGTACACTCAGAAATTAAACTTGAAGTGaatgaaactgaaaagGAGGAATTTGAAGTTACATTTGATTCTATTGATGATATAGATCCAGAAAATGTCAGTCTCCGAATGAGTACGTGgagaaaatattacatTTCATTGTTGATTACGTTTACGGCCATGGTTATTACCATGATTTCTTCATGCTGGACGTTCGTATCGCCGCATATTATGGCCAAATATGGGATTTCTCACGAAGTCAGTGTGCTCGGTATAACGTTGTATGTCTTTGGACTGGCATGTGGTCCGCTGTTTTTGTCGCCTATCAGTGAGTTATATGGTCGTAGAATTacttttatcttttctctGGTTTTGAGTAtgatatttcaatgtttgACTACATGGTCTGCGACAATTGAAGGTGTCATGTTTGGCAGATTTCTAAGTGGCTTTTTTGGTTCCAGTTTCCTAAGTGTTGCTGGTGGGACTATCAGTGATCTCTTTGACAAGAATCAAATCACTGTTCCAATGACTTTTTTCACTACAGCAGGTTTATTGGGACCTTCACTGGGTCCATTGATTTCCGGTGCAATGTACACTGTAGAATATCGCTGGACTTTTGTAttatttctaatttcttctgGTGTATGTTTTGTTTTGATTATTCTAACCGTGCCAGAGACATATCAACCGTCTTTATTGATTGCCAAAGCCAAGAGATTAAGAAATAGTACAGGCGAGGATAGATATTACGCACCATTGGAGATTACTCGTAAGGAAACAAATTTACTCTCTGCAATGTTTCTCACCTGCAGAAGACCATTTGGACTATTGTTTCGCGATCCAATGATGGGTGTTCTCTGTTTCTATACGGGGGTCGAATTAGCCATTGTTTATCTGTTTTTTGTTGCATTCCCATACACTTTCAAGACACTCTACAAATTTGGTGTGATGGAACAAGCTTGTGCGTACATTGGTTTGATGTGCGGTATGTTATTTGCAGCACCCACAGCAGTTCTTTTTCAGAagagatttgaaaagagagtAGCCAACAACGGTGGTGTAAGTGTACCTGAAATGAGATTTGAACCATTGTTCTACGGTGCATTTTTAACCCCAATCGGACTAATGATCTTTTCGTGGACATGTTACTCTAACGTACATTGGATAGGTCCAATTATTGGTAGTGCAGTTTTCAGTTTTGGACTGTTGTACGTGTTTGTAGGAATCTTCAACTACACCGTAGACGCATACAAGAAATACGCAGCCTCCGGTCTGGCATGTAACACTTTTGTCAGATGCATCATGGCCGGTGTCTTCCCACTATTTGGTCTGCAAATGTATGAGGGCATGGGTATAAACTGGGCTAGTTTCCTACTGACAATGATCACTGTCCTTATGATCCCAGTTCCATTCATCTTCACCAAATATGGTGCTTCTCTAAGGGCCAAATCTCCATATGCATGGACAGACTAA
- the FSH1 gene encoding putative serine hydrolase (similar to Saccharomyces cerevisiae FSH1 (YHR049W); ancestral locus Anc_5.283), whose protein sequence is MTVMESKLLFLHGFLQNGKIFSEKSSGIRKLLKKASIQCDYIDGPVQLEKKDLPFEMDDERWQAVLDSQTNRSWFYHSEISKELDLTEAIQTVVNHIKENGPYDGIVGFSQGAALASIINNKITELIPSHPEFKTSVIISGYSFTEPDPENKSQLVIAEKFKDSFTPKADSKTKMIFIYGASDVAVPNVRSKYLKDIYSAAASSEEDPKERVKAFEHPGGHMVPNKKDFIRPVVEEITSALTN, encoded by the coding sequence ATGACTGTTAtggaatcaaaattattgtttTTACATGgatttttacaaaatggTAAGATCTTTTCAGAAAAATCTTCAGGTATAAGAAAGTTGTTGAAGAAAGCAAGCATTCAATGTGACTACATCGACGGTCCTGTTCAGTTAGAAAAGAAGGATCTCCCATTTGAGATGGATGATGAGAGATGGCAGGCAGTGTTGGACTCACAGACGAACAGATCGTGGTTCTATCACAGTGAAATCTCCAAGGAATTAGATTTGACCGAAGCGATTCAAACTGTGGTTAACCATATCAAGGAAAATGGTCCATACGATGGTATTGTTGGTTTTTCGCAAGGTGCAGCATTAGCTAGTATCATCAACAATAAAATCACGGAGTTAATTCCATCCCATCCAGAATTCAAAACGAGCGTTATCATCTCTGGCTATTCTTTCACAGAACCAGACCCGGAAAATAAGAGCCAACTCGTCATTGCTGAGAAATTCAAGGATTCATTCACACCAAAAGCTGACAGCAAGACCAAAATGATCTTCATCTATGGTGCTTCCGATGTCGCTGTCCCAAACGTAAGATCCAAGTACTTGAAAGACATTTACTCCGCTGCAGCCTCCAGCGAAGAAGACCCCAAGGAAAGAGTCAAAGCTTTCGAACATCCAGGTGGCCATATGGTTCCTAACAAGAAGGATTTCATAAGACCAGTCGTAGAAGAAATCACTTCTGCTTTGACTAACTGA
- the SMF2 gene encoding divalent metal ion transporter SMF2 (similar to Saccharomyces cerevisiae SMF2 (YHR050W); ancestral locus Anc_5.282) produces MSMGRRIFEVLRKYSRFIGPGLMVSVAYMDPGNYSTAVAAGSAHKYKLLFSILVSNFMAAFWQILCAKLGAVTGLDLAQNCRKHLPHGLNIALYIFAEIAIIATDLAEVVGTAISLNILFNVPLALGVVLTVVDVLIVLMAYKPNGELKIIRVFEAFVSLLVVLTLICFTIELFYVDLGPASEIFTGFLPSKAVFEGDGLYLSLAILGATVMPHSLFLGSGVVQPRLRDYDINKGYYKPDETDVENNHHNYKPSFEAINETLHYTMAELLVSLFTVALFVNCSILIVSGATLYGTTQNAEDADLFSIYNLLCETLSKAAGTVFVLALLFSGQSAGIVCTLSGQMVSEGFLNWSIPPTLRRSITRAVAIAPCLILVLVAGRSGLSGALNASQVVLSLLLPFVSVPLLYFTSKKDIMRVQINGNNSCRESNYIKHQERSEEVIPLRNMNERSEEEEDEDEEREGTNSASLPLAEDIPIYKDMSNGPFITALSVLVWLIVSGLNFYMLITFANGQDVHL; encoded by the coding sequence ATGTCGATGGGACgtagaatttttgaagtgCTTCGAAAATACTCAAGATTTATTGGACCAGGCCTAATGGTCTCCGTTGCGTATATGGATCCAGGTAACTATAGTACTGCAGTTGCTGCAGGTTCAGCACATAAATACAAACTGTTATTCTCAATATTGGTCTCCAATTTCATGGCTGCCTTCTGGCAGATTCTCTGCGCCAAACTAGGTGCTGTTACAGGTTTAGATCTGGCGCAAAATTGTAGAAAGCATCTGCCGCATGGTCTCAATATTGCACTTTATATCTTTGCAGAAATAGCTATCATTGCCACTGATTTGGCGGAAGTTGTTGGAACGGccatttcattgaatatCCTTTTCAATGTGCCTTTGGCTTTAGGTGTCGTGTTAACTGTCGTGGATGTGCTGATTGTCTTGATGGCTTATAAACCCAATGGCGAATTAAAGATAATAAGAGTGTTTGAGGCATTCGTATCTTTATTAGTCGTCTTGACTTTGATTTGCTTCACGATCGAATTATTTTATGTGGATTTGGGACCTGCTTCAGAGATTTTTACAGGGTTTTTACCAAGTAAAGCTGTCTTTGAAGGTGATGGTTTATACCTAAGTCTGGCTATCTTGGGTGCAACAGTAATGCCACATTCCTTATTTTTAGGTTCTGGTGTTGTTCAACCAAGATTGAGAGACTATGATATCAATAAGGGCTATTACAAGCCCGATGAGACAGATGTTGAAAACAACCATCACAATTACAAACCATCCTTTGAGGCAATTAATGAAACTTTACATTACACGATGGCAGAATTATTAGTATCTCTATTTACAGTGGCACTATTTGTAAATTGTTCCATTTTAATTGTATCAGGTGCTACACTATATGGTACTACTCAGAATGCCGAGGATGctgatttattttctatCTATAATCTTCTATGTGAAACATTATCAAAGGCAGCTGGTACTGTCTTTGTATTGGCATTATTGTTTTCTGGGCAAAGTGCAGGTATTGTTTGTACATTGAGTGGACAAATGGTCAGTGAAGGCTTCTTAAATTGGTCTATCCCACCAACATTGAGAAGGTCCATTACACGTGCAGTGGCCATTGCACCATGTCTCATATTGGTATTAGTTGCCGGGCGTAGTGGATTATCCGGGGCATTGAACGCATCACAAGTGGTTTTGTCATTGTTATTACCCTTTGTGTCCGTGCCACTATTATATTTCACTAGCAAGAAAGATATTATGCGTGTACAAATCAACGGTAATAACTCATGTAGAGAGTCCAATTATATTAAACATCAAGAAAGAAGCGAAGAAGTAATACCATTGAGAAATATGAATGAACGATCcgaggaagaagaagatgaagacgaagaGAGAGAAGGTACCAATAGTGCAAGCTTACCACTTGCCGAGGATATCCCAATTTACAAGGACATGAGTAATGGGCCTTTCATCACAGCATTATCCGTCCTGGTATGGCTGATCGTATCAGGATTGAACTTCTACATGTTAATAACGTTTGCCAATGGACAAGATGTTCATTTGTAG
- the COX6 gene encoding cytochrome c oxidase subunit VI (similar to Saccharomyces cerevisiae COX6 (YHR051W); ancestral locus Anc_5.280), protein MLSRSLFRNAILRRSLMTTCTRPTLVSPITRRNWAQVRKYSSAEDEETFEEFTARFEKEFDEAYDLFEVQRVLNNCFSYDLVPAPALVEKALRAARRVNDLPTAIRVFEALKFKVENEEQYKAYLDELKEVREELGVPLKEELFPTSTAST, encoded by the coding sequence ATGCTGTCGAGAAGTTTGTTTAGAAATGCTATTTTGCGTAGGTCTCTAATGACCACTTGCACGAGGCCCACATTGGTGTCGCCTATAACGAGAAGAAACTGGGCACAAGTAAGAAAGTACTCTAGCGCAGAAGACGAGGAGACATTTGAAGAGTTTACAGCAAGGTTCGAGAAAGAGTTTGATGAGGCGTACGACTTGTTTGAAGTGCAAAGAGTCCTAAACAATTGTTTTTCTTACGATTTAGTACCTGCTCCAGCACTTGTTGAAAAAGCGTTACGAGCAGCAAGAAGAGTCAATGATTTACCCACAGCTATAAGAGTCTTTGAAGCGTTGAAGTTTAAAGTGGAAAATGAAGAGCAATATAAGGCCTACTTggatgaattgaaagaagtcAGAGAAGAGTTGGGAGTTCCATTAAAGGAGGAATTATTCCCTACGAGTACGGCTAGTACATAG
- the ELF1 gene encoding Elf1p (similar to Saccharomyces cerevisiae ELF1 (YKL160W); ancestral locus Anc_5.279) produces the protein MGKRKKSSRKPVQRVVQKLDTKFNCLFCNHEKSISCTLDKKNNIGALTCKICGQSFQTRINSLSQPVDVYSDWFDAVEEVNQGRGSESEEEEGSSSDYESDSDEDDNVARKKATVLDSEEEELDEELDEDSEDEGFASKKRGTRTLLDSDDEDE, from the coding sequence ATGGGTAAGAGAAAGAAGTCGTCGAGAAAGCCGGTGCAGCGTGTGGTGCAGAAGCTGGATACGAAGTTTAACTGTTTGTTTTGTAACcatgaaaaatcaatatcGTGTACATTGGATAAGAAGAACAATATCGGTGCGTTAACGTGCAAGATTTGTGGACAGTCGTTCCAAACTAGGATCAATTCTCTCTCACAACCTGTGGATGTGTATAGTGACTGGTTTGACGCTGTAGAAGAAGTTAATCAAGGTAGGGGAAGTGaatctgaagaagaagaaggttcTAGCAGTGACTACGAGAGCGattctgatgaagatgataacGTGGCAAGAAAGAAAGCTACGGTTCTGGattctgaagaagaagaactgGATGAAGAACTGGATGAAGATAGCGAAGATGAAGGGTTTGCTTCGAAGAAAAGAGGCACAAGAACTCTCCTTGATAGTGACGACGAAgatgaataa
- the CIC1 gene encoding Cic1p (similar to Saccharomyces cerevisiae CIC1 (YHR052W); ancestral locus Anc_5.278): MAKKTTPRKSTPSRSNSKKSTPVSTPTKQKKPTVKKTDDSVIPKDRVLNAVEQLTKFTTDQAENESSKKNLLEDDDELNKSLNLIVINNKSFTESSKQFKPKLVDVKHSIYTPWKEASVTSVKDFKTLLILKDKDVEKVTEDELFDNLNKSKICVDEIISGNDLKTKYKSFEARRIFINQFQLIFADDSIITTLPKLLGSKSYSKVETTPIPIRTYNSSKQFSVKTIVNSIKKIYLNKLPIKLPRGTTMNVHLGNLEWFKPNELMENIESVAEQLIKNYKIRSIFIKSNQSPVLPLYYNQDTLSELAATLDKSEAGKKPESVNIDGVEVQLSTFDKALMELANPNELSNIFSKQIKDAKRQRSNEDEETKTIKKVKN, translated from the coding sequence ATGGCTAAGAAGACTACTCCAAGAAAGAGCACTCCTTCCCGTTCTAATTCCAAGAAATCCACTCCTGTTAGTACACCAACGAAGCAAAAGAAACCAACAGTCAAAAAAACCGACGATTCTGTCATTCCAAAGGATAGAGTATTGAATGCTGTTGAACAATTAACCAAGTTTACCACCGATCAAGCTGAAAACGAATCTTCGAAGAAAAATCTTCTagaagatgacgatgaGTTGAacaaatctttgaatttaattGTCATTAACAACAAATCTTTCACTGAATCCTCTAAACAATTCAAACCTAAGCTGGTCGACGTCAAACATTCCATATATACCCCATGGAAGGAAGCCAGTGTCACTTCCGTTAAGGACTTCAAGACTCTTTTGATCTTAAAGGATAAAGACGTTGAAAAAGTGACAGAAGATGAGCTCTTCgacaatttgaataaatctAAAATTTGTGTCGATGAAATCATTTCAGGTAACGATTTGAAAACCAAATATAAATCATTCGAAGCTAGAagaatcttcatcaatcaatttcaattgatttttgCCGATGATTCTATCATTACTACTCtaccaaaattattagGTTCAAAATCTTATTCAAAAGTTGAAACCACTCCAATCCCAATAAGGACGTacaattcttcaaaacaaTTTTCCGTTAAAACAATCGTCAAttcaattaaaaaaatttacttGAATAAATTACCTATAAAATTACCAAGAGGTACCACTATGAACGTCCATTTAGGTAATCTTGAATGGTTCAAACCAAATGAACTCATGGAAAATATCGAATCCGTTGCTGAAcaattgatcaaaaattataagaTCAGATCCATCTTCATCAAGAGTAATCAATCTCCTGTATTACCGTTATATTACAATCAAGATACTTTGAGTGAACTAGCAGCCACCCTTGATAAATCTGAGGCTGGAAAAAAACCAGAGTCTGTTAATATCGATGGTGTCGAAGTTCAATTATCTACTTTTGACAAGGCATTAATGGAACTAGCAAATCCAAATGAATTAtctaatattttctctaaACAAATAAAGGATGCTAAGAGACAGAGatcaaatgaagatgaagaaactaAGACTATCAAGAAagtcaaaaattaa